DNA sequence from the Vibrio sp. BS-M-Sm-2 genome:
AAGCTGATTACCTCTGGCTTTATTGATACGCACATCCACTACCCTCAAACAGGGATGATCGCGTCTTACGGTGAGCAGCTACTTGATTGGTTAGAGAACTACACCTTCCCAGAAGAAAAACGCTTCAAAAACCCAGTTTATGCACACAAAGTCGCGAAGCTATTCCTAGACGAATTAGCAAGCAACGGTACCACCACTGCACTCGTGTTCGGTACCGTGCACAAAGAGTCGGTTAACGTGTTCTTTGAAGAAGCTGAGAAACGCAACCTACGCATGATCGCAGGTAAGGTATTGATGGATCGCAATGCGCCTGATTACCTCACCGACACACCGGAATCTGGCTATGCTGACTCCAAGGAACTGATTGAGAAATGGCATAACCGCGGCCGACTACTTTATGCTGTGACGCCTCGTTTTGCGCCAACCAGCACACCAGAGCAACTTGCTACTGTCGGTAAACTGCTAGAAGAATATCCAGACGTGTACATGCACACGCACCTTTCAGAAAATGAGAAAGAGATCGAGTGGGTGAAGTCGCTGTTCCCTGAACGCGACAGTTACCTAGATGTCTATGACCATTACGGACTACTTCACAAGCGTTCGGTATTTGCTCATGGTATTCACCTTTCTGATTGTGAATGTAAACGCCTTGCCGATACTGAATCTGCCATCGCCTTCTGCCCAACTTCTAACCTTTTCTTAGGCTCGGGGTTGTTCCGATTACCAGAGATGGAAGATCACGGTATTCGTGTCGGCGTGGGTACTGATGTAGGCGCAGGCACCAGCTTCTCAATCCTGCAAACAATGAGTGAAGCGTACAAGATCATGCAGTTACAGCATAAGAAGCTGCACCCAGCTAAATCGCTGTTCTTGGCAACACTAGGCGGCGCACGTTCGCTGCATTTAGAAGACAAGATTGGTAACTTGGAAGTCGGCAAAGAAGCGGATTTCGTAGTGTTGGATCTACACGCAACTCAGCTGATGCGCTTTAGAATGGAACAAACAACCAAGCTTGAAGAGAAGTTGTTTGTGCTAATGAGTTTGGGTGACGACAGAACCGTTAGCGAGACTTACATCTACGGCGAAAAGGCCTACGATGTGAACTTCAAAGATTACAAAAAGCTCGTTAGTTAGGCTTAAAACCGAGTAACAATCGCTAGACAGCGGCAGCCGTCGTTAATTAAAAATCCGTCCAGATTTATCTAGCCTTTAAAGACCAGTTGCTGATGCCACTGGTCTTTTTTGTGCTTCATTCAAAGAAATATAAATTAACCGCTCACAGACAACGATCTTCGGTGACGCCAAGTCATTATATTGATAGGTTAATGTTTATACATCCCGATTTCATACTTCACTTTAGCGTCTCTCTCGAACATTCGTTTCTCAGCTAAATGGAAGCACTACATCTAGAAAGGAATTCTATGTTCGAACAGGTCGTCAGCATTCTGTTTCCCGTTTTTGCTTTAGCCAGTGCTGGCTTTGCGGTAGGTCGTTGGCTCAAGCCCGATTTCAAACCGATCAATCGGATCAACATGGATGTGTGTATTCCTGCGCTAGTGTTTGCCTCGCTGACCACCATGCCCCTCGACACCGAGCAATTGCCACTCATCACCGCCTCTTTGGTCGCGGTGTTGGTGCCTGCTTTATTGATGATACCAATCTGTAAGATCTTTAAGCTCAACTTCAAAGCTTGGGCTCCGCCACACATGTTCCGCAACAGTGGCAACCTTGCGATTCCTCTATTCACGTATACCTTTGGCGAAAGCGCGTTAGCCCCTGCGGTACTGCTGTTTGTGGTATCGGCTTGCGTGCACATTAGTGTTGGCTTGGCGCTGTTGAGTGAAGGTAATCCGATCAAGCAGATCCTCAAGATGCCGATATTCTTAGCCGCAGCATTAGCGATGACGCTCAACCTGTCTGGCATTGCAGTATGGAATCCAATCTACGAAGCAACATCGCTACTCGGCCAAGCAGCCGTGCCCATCATGCTGTTGTCGTTGGGTTCGCAAATGGTCAACTTGAAGCTCAGCGGACTCAAAGTTGGCTTGCTGTGTACGGCTCAATCGCTGTTTACTGGTGCCATCGCCTTCGCCATCATCTACTTCTTTATCCCGCTGCCAACGCTGCACCTACAAATGATGGTGCTGTTCACCATGCTGCCACCTGCCGTGATGAACTACCTGTTTGCAGAACGCTTCAATGTCGAGCCACCCAAGGTCGCGTCTATGGTGTTGTTCGGCAACTTCCTGAGCGTGGTCACCTTGCCGATCTTGTTGTCATTCGCGCTGTCTATGTCATCTTAAAGAACCGCGAACCTTCAGGTTTACGACCTTTAAAACTTAGCCAATCAATAAAAAGGGAGCGCAACTTAGCAAAGTTGACGCTCCCTTTTCAGACTATATTTTCTATTTATCTCAAGCTGTGCCTCTCTCCGCAAGCACCTCTTTAAATGCGAACATGCCATTTAACGCAGCTGGGAACCCCGCATACACCGACATCTGCAGTATCACTTCTTTAATCTCTTCCTCGCTGCATCCAACATTGAGTGCCGCATTCAAATGCACCTTAAGCTGAGGGGCACAATTACCGAGTGCGGTAAGGGCAGCGACGGTCGCGATCTCTCGTGATTTCAAATCCAAACCGGGGCGTGAATAGATATCACCAAAAGGATACTCGATAGTATATTTGGCAAGATCAGGGCAGATGTCTTGCAGGCTTTCGATAACCTGTTGCCCTGCTTCCCCGTCGATGTGATTAAGCCTTTCTAAGCCAATGTCGAAACGTGATTGATTCATGAGTTTGTTCCTGTATTTATAGTTCACAGGAACACCTTACAAGTTAGAGTCGACTCTAAGTCAACGGACTTTTCCATCTCGATACAAACTAATTTTTTGCTCTAGCGCAGCCAGATGCTTTTGCTGTTCTTCGATATGGGAACGCAAATTCTGTTGATGTTGTTCGAGCAACACTTGGCGCTGCGAAGTCGATTCTGGCCCTAACTCCCTTAGCTTTGCGTATTCCAGAATTTCGTCCAGTGGCATTGCGGTGTCTTTTAAGCGCTTCACGAACTCAATCCAGGTAACGTCCTTCGATGTATAGACTCGATGACCGCTACTGTTCCGATGAACATTTTTCAACAAGCCGATTTTTTCATAGTAGCGAAGCGTGTGAGCCGACAAACCCACCAACCGAGAAAACTCACTCACATTCATTACTTCACCTTTTCTATCTGGGTATAGGAACTCAAACTATGCGCACTTATCTAATTTGAGCTCTGCGGTCACTTTCGTCAAACGTAAAGCAATAGCAAAACACACTAAGTAAGGACTCACATACCAGAAGATGCTTTCTAGCGGCTGCTTCACCTGCGCTTCTCTGGTTTTTATGTATTGGTTTTTCTGCTTCTCATACTGACTCAACATACCATCCACCCACACGGCGTCGCTTTCCACCAGCGACACGCTCGGCGCAGGGACCGTAAAATCCGATGCATTCGGTAACAAGGTGAAATCGACATCTTTGAACGTGATCGCCGTATTCAGATACCACAAACACGCTTCATGGTGCTGAGCGTGATTATCTAAAGATGGTTGACCTGTGCAGGTATCACTTCGCAGCTTATCCAAAGAAAACTGCTGAACCGACTCTAAAATCGCCACCGCTCTGGTTTGTTCTGTTTCAACCCAATCACCCGCTACTTTCGCACGAATCTCAGACACTGCACCCAGCATCCCGATACCCGCCAAGAACGGCCATAAATAATCCATAAGCTTCCACTTGCGTCGGCTCAAGTTGAACCCACACCAAATAGGAAGATGAAAAAGGAGCGTTAGCCCAAGCGATAGCAAAACGAAATTCAAGGAGCTAGAGAGCATGAGTTCGCTATCAAAGAAGTTCTTCATAATGAGAGACTTGCCTGTATAACAAAGAGAAATTTGATACTAAATTCGATATTTGAAAAGAGTGTAAGGGGAAAGTAAAAACAGTACTAAGAATTGGCGTTAGTGCTGTTTATTTAAGCAAGTAACGGTTTTTCCATCGGGATGCAGTCGAGGCTAATACCTCTAGGAGAGTGATAAGTGGAAAGTTCATCACCAATAAAGCCACACGCACGATAAAACGCAGCGGCATTCAGAGTCGATTCTAACTTCATTAACGGCAAATTGTGTTGAATCGCGAGTTCCTCTAAGAACTGCAACATCTGCTTCGCTGCGCCTTTTCCGGAAAAATCTGGGTCCACAAAAATAGCATCAATCATACCAGTTTCGATGTTGATCTTGCCGCTGCCAATCACTCGACCATCAACTTCTGAAACGTGAAAGGTTTGGACTACATCGCTTATGAATCCATCAGACATTCCACCCTGCGTCCATATTGACAGCTGTTCTTCTGAGTAATAAGCCGAGCACTTCTCGACAATGGCACGGCTTCGAATATCGAAAATATCCTGAGCATCAGACTCAGCCGCTTTTCTAATTGTAATCATAAGCCTACCTCAAGGAATCAATGGAAAATGTAAAGCCAGTCTGTGTCACTAACCCAATCTATCACAAGACGACTTGCTATTTCACCGCCAGCACATGCTCGATAAAGTCAGACTTCTTTTCACGGTACTCTTCTTGCGGCCAACCTTCGCAAGACATTTTGAGGGTGTTGTATTGCTGAACTAATGCCGGATTCGCACGTAGCTTGTCACGAAACCTTAGAAAGCATTCGAACTCAGAACCACTGGCGACCACTTGCAAGGCCACATCATCCCCTAATGTAGACTCCAACATACACAGTTCCGGCGTTCTTAAGGTATCGAGTTTCTCTGTAAAGCCGAGTGTTGTGAGTCTCTCTATTACATCCTCAAGTTCGCCAAGCTCAACACCTACGAAGATATCCAAATCGCCTTTAGACACGGCAAAAGGAATAGAAGATGCGCCTACATGCTCAACTCTCGCATTAGGGATTAGCTTTTTGATGTCACGTTCGTATCGGACAAACAGCTCGTTGCAAGCTGATTGGTATTGCTCCGCGGGGTAAAGTTTCATATATCCTTACTCCGAATCACAAACTATTGAACACACCAATTGCTAACAGAAACAATACGATGCTAATAGCTCCAATATAAGAGATTCTGGTTCGCTCTTTTTCAGTTGGAATCAATGGGGGGAAGCGCCCTAATGTGAATACTTTACAGACTATCCAGCCAGCTCCGTAACCAATGAACTCAATCAATATCGACTGAAACATATACCTAAAGAATGAGCTCAATGCCCTAAAATACGCGACTATCAAGTCTTCCATTTTTTGTCCTAACTAAAGTCAATTTGGACTAAAAATGCCATGGGTAGAGATTCATATCAAGAACCTTATACAGGACTGCGCACGCAATGAATCAGTTTAAACGTAAGTACTTACTATCGACATGCAATGATTCACAGAGTCTTCTTTCTCACCAACAGGCGCAACATAGTGAATTGCAGCTTCGGCATGTTCTTGGTCTGCGAGCTTACAGATAACCCATGCAGCTAAGTATTTGGACGACAAGCAGCCACCCGCTGTAGCAATGTTACCTTCCGCATAAAACGGTTGGTCCAATATGGTCACACCGGATTCAATTACCCA
Encoded proteins:
- the guaD gene encoding guanine deaminase, with translation MTTQRKAYRASILHSVADPKDVGIDESYDYFEDGVLVVENGHVVDLGHADEVLARQPKTLEVKEYKDKLITSGFIDTHIHYPQTGMIASYGEQLLDWLENYTFPEEKRFKNPVYAHKVAKLFLDELASNGTTTALVFGTVHKESVNVFFEEAEKRNLRMIAGKVLMDRNAPDYLTDTPESGYADSKELIEKWHNRGRLLYAVTPRFAPTSTPEQLATVGKLLEEYPDVYMHTHLSENEKEIEWVKSLFPERDSYLDVYDHYGLLHKRSVFAHGIHLSDCECKRLADTESAIAFCPTSNLFLGSGLFRLPEMEDHGIRVGVGTDVGAGTSFSILQTMSEAYKIMQLQHKKLHPAKSLFLATLGGARSLHLEDKIGNLEVGKEADFVVLDLHATQLMRFRMEQTTKLEEKLFVLMSLGDDRTVSETYIYGEKAYDVNFKDYKKLVS
- a CDS encoding AEC family transporter — translated: MFEQVVSILFPVFALASAGFAVGRWLKPDFKPINRINMDVCIPALVFASLTTMPLDTEQLPLITASLVAVLVPALLMIPICKIFKLNFKAWAPPHMFRNSGNLAIPLFTYTFGESALAPAVLLFVVSACVHISVGLALLSEGNPIKQILKMPIFLAAALAMTLNLSGIAVWNPIYEATSLLGQAAVPIMLLSLGSQMVNLKLSGLKVGLLCTAQSLFTGAIAFAIIYFFIPLPTLHLQMMVLFTMLPPAVMNYLFAERFNVEPPKVASMVLFGNFLSVVTLPILLSFALSMSS
- a CDS encoding carboxymuconolactone decarboxylase family protein translates to MNQSRFDIGLERLNHIDGEAGQQVIESLQDICPDLAKYTIEYPFGDIYSRPGLDLKSREIATVAALTALGNCAPQLKVHLNAALNVGCSEEEIKEVILQMSVYAGFPAALNGMFAFKEVLAERGTA
- a CDS encoding MerR family transcriptional regulator; the encoded protein is MNVSEFSRLVGLSAHTLRYYEKIGLLKNVHRNSSGHRVYTSKDVTWIEFVKRLKDTAMPLDEILEYAKLRELGPESTSQRQVLLEQHQQNLRSHIEEQQKHLAALEQKISLYRDGKVR
- a CDS encoding GNAT family N-acetyltransferase; amino-acid sequence: MITIRKAAESDAQDIFDIRSRAIVEKCSAYYSEEQLSIWTQGGMSDGFISDVVQTFHVSEVDGRVIGSGKINIETGMIDAIFVDPDFSGKGAAKQMLQFLEELAIQHNLPLMKLESTLNAAAFYRACGFIGDELSTYHSPRGISLDCIPMEKPLLA
- a CDS encoding GrpB family protein codes for the protein MKLYPAEQYQSACNELFVRYERDIKKLIPNARVEHVGASSIPFAVSKGDLDIFVGVELGELEDVIERLTTLGFTEKLDTLRTPELCMLESTLGDDVALQVVASGSEFECFLRFRDKLRANPALVQQYNTLKMSCEGWPQEEYREKKSDFIEHVLAVK